The following coding sequences lie in one Rhodothermales bacterium genomic window:
- a CDS encoding OmpH family outer membrane protein translates to MRTTFLSAFFLFTVAFSPATTSQQAAQAQTLKVGYTDHEVIIANMPAYVQIQGRLQAEYQGGQEALQSLAADFQSEVEKYQKQQPLLSAEKRAERENELAARQKEIQDAAGRKDQELGQLEADLMQPILKQVQDAIDAVAKEKSLDLVLRYQIGGGQPVLLYANPDRVVDITLDVAKRLGIDVSEAEAANASN, encoded by the coding sequence ATGCGCACTACGTTTCTTTCAGCGTTTTTCCTGTTCACGGTAGCTTTTTCGCCTGCCACTACTTCCCAGCAGGCGGCGCAAGCGCAGACGCTGAAAGTGGGGTATACGGATCACGAAGTGATCATTGCGAACATGCCGGCGTACGTTCAGATTCAGGGCCGTCTGCAGGCCGAGTACCAGGGCGGACAGGAAGCGCTTCAATCCCTCGCGGCGGATTTCCAGAGCGAGGTCGAGAAGTACCAGAAGCAGCAGCCGCTGCTCTCCGCCGAGAAGCGTGCGGAACGCGAGAATGAACTGGCTGCACGGCAGAAGGAGATCCAGGATGCCGCCGGCCGCAAGGATCAGGAACTGGGTCAGCTCGAAGCCGACCTGATGCAGCCGATCCTCAAGCAGGTTCAGGATGCCATCGACGCCGTGGCCAAGGAAAAGAGCCTGGACCTCGTGCTGCGCTATCAGATCGGCGGCGGCCAGCCGGTGCTGCTGTACGCCAATCCGGATCGCGTGGTCGACATCACCCTCGATGTGGCCAAGCGCCTCGGCATCGACGTGAGCGAAGCCGAAGCCGCCAACGCCTCCAACTGA
- a CDS encoding OmpH family outer membrane protein codes for MRVFPTYIQALLRRPRAAALIAALLVASAGVAPSAVAQQKIGYVDSDYILSKIPEFATIQQNLDRQSQEWEKELEENQKNVDEMFREYQARELLYTNEERKRKRDEIMQAEQDMERLRMRYFGPEGELYTQQDNLMRPLQERVLEAIEKVAAEDGFDYIFDKSGDFLFLFAREQHNLSDRVLEELGIDLEAPGARR; via the coding sequence ATGCGTGTTTTCCCAACCTACATCCAGGCCCTCCTGCGCCGGCCCCGGGCCGCCGCTCTCATCGCCGCCCTGCTCGTGGCGTCGGCCGGCGTTGCGCCGTCCGCCGTGGCGCAGCAGAAGATCGGGTATGTCGATTCCGACTATATTCTGAGCAAAATCCCCGAGTTCGCCACGATCCAGCAGAACCTGGATCGCCAGAGCCAGGAGTGGGAGAAGGAGCTCGAGGAGAATCAGAAGAACGTCGATGAGATGTTTCGCGAATACCAGGCGCGCGAGCTGCTCTATACAAACGAGGAGCGCAAGCGCAAACGCGATGAAATCATGCAGGCGGAGCAGGACATGGAGCGGCTCCGCATGCGCTACTTCGGCCCGGAAGGCGAACTCTACACCCAGCAGGACAATCTGATGCGTCCGCTGCAGGAGCGGGTGCTCGAAGCGATCGAGAAGGTCGCGGCCGAAGACGGATTTGATTACATTTTTGACAAAAGCGGGGATTTTCTCTTTCTTTTCGCTCGCGAGCAGCATAACCTCAGCGACCGCGTGCTGGAAGAACTGGGGATCGACCTCGAAGCGCCCGGCGCCCGGCGATGA
- the panB gene encoding 3-methyl-2-oxobutanoate hydroxymethyltransferase, whose translation MSTETVPLKPLNARRVTTQTLQEMRVGNIPIAMLTAYDYTSARLLDQGGADALLVGDSASNVMAGHETTLPITLDQMIYHAQCVVRGVERVLVVVDLPFGSYQGNEKKALQSAIRVMKESGAHAVKLEGGEAVAPTIKRIIRAGIPVMGHLGLTPQSIYQFGTYKARAREKEEADKLRHDALLLQDVGCFAIVLEKIPADLAGEVTASLRIPTIGIGAGPQCSGQVLVTHDMLGLTTDFNPRFVRRYAEMGSMFTGAVKAYVDDVRARKFPDASESY comes from the coding sequence ATGAGCACGGAGACGGTACCGCTCAAGCCGCTGAACGCCCGAAGGGTGACGACGCAGACCCTCCAGGAGATGCGCGTCGGAAATATCCCGATCGCCATGCTGACGGCCTACGATTACACCTCGGCGAGGCTGCTCGATCAGGGCGGTGCGGATGCGCTGCTGGTGGGCGACTCCGCCTCGAACGTCATGGCCGGCCACGAGACGACGCTGCCCATCACCCTCGATCAGATGATCTACCACGCCCAGTGCGTCGTGCGCGGCGTGGAGCGCGTGCTGGTGGTGGTCGATCTCCCGTTCGGCTCGTACCAGGGCAACGAAAAGAAAGCGCTGCAGTCGGCCATCCGCGTCATGAAGGAGTCCGGCGCGCACGCCGTGAAGCTGGAGGGCGGCGAGGCCGTCGCGCCGACGATCAAACGCATCATCCGCGCCGGCATCCCGGTGATGGGGCACCTCGGCCTGACGCCGCAGAGTATCTACCAGTTTGGGACCTACAAGGCCCGGGCGCGCGAAAAGGAGGAGGCGGATAAGCTGCGCCACGACGCCCTCCTGCTGCAGGATGTCGGCTGCTTCGCCATCGTGCTGGAGAAGATTCCGGCCGACCTCGCCGGCGAAGTCACCGCCTCCCTCCGGATCCCGACGATCGGCATCGGCGCGGGCCCGCAGTGCAGCGGGCAGGTGCTCGTCACACACGACATGCTCGGGCTCACCACCGATTTTAATCCCCGGTTCGTGCGGCGCTATGCGGAGATGGGTTCGATGTTTACCGGGGCCGTCAAGGCCTATGTCGATGACGTCCGCGCCCGCAAGTTTCCCGACGCCTCGGAGAGCTATTGA